The following is a genomic window from Flavobacterium sp..
GTTCGATAAGATTGAGTTTTATGCTTTTTGGGGAGATTATAGAGTTATGCTTTCTTCACTAAAAAATCTTAGAGGTCTAATCATTGATGGAAAAGAAATTTTGCCTCCAGTTTACCAATCTATTTCCCGAAGAGGAGATTTATACATTGCCGTAAAATTTGAGAATGGACAAAAAAGAACAGAGGTAATTTTGTCAAATGGTAAATCGATTTTGGCAAAACCTATAGTCGAAATAATTGTGAATGAAAAATTTGACAGCAAATTCTATTTTTTTCATGTTTTGAATTTAGATCTTACAGAAAGCGTTTTTATTTATGATTCTTTGTCTAATACTATTTCGCAATGGTTATATGAAGATTTTTATTCTCTGGATTTATTGAGAATAAAGGATATAAAACAAGTGCATTTCAAAGTAAAAAAGAAACAAAACGATGCGGTTGCACTTGAAACTTGGAATTTTTCTGAGTTCCCAAAAAATATTTCCAAATTAAAAACATACTTCAAAAGTGAAGAAGATCTGATGTTGCTTTTTATGAAGAAGAACCCAAGAGATTATGAAAGTGGTAGTGGAGGTGGAAACGGTTATGGAGATTATGGAGTAATCAAGGGAGACACTGGTGATATGCTAACAATTGATGAGCCAGTAGGATCTGGGGAAAGCAAGAAAACGATTGTCAAGGAACCTGTCTATATGTCGAATGAATTTAAAATAGAAAACAATAAACTGGTTTTAGTGTCACAAAATGATAGAAAGAATGGCCCAAAGAAAATAATTCCTGTATCATTAAAGGTTCCGATTGAAGATGTGGAATTGCTAAACAATACAACTTTTAATAGAGAAAATGACACCATTAATTACTTTAAAAATATTGTTTTCTACAAAAAGAAGAATAAGGCTGGGATATTGTTTTCGTCTAAAACTAAAAACTTAGTAAAATTTGATACTATTGTAAAGAAAGGAACTTGGATTTATGACGATCAGCAAAATAATAAAGTAATTTTTAAGGTCGGAAACAAAGATTCAAAAACAAATAAATTCAAGTATAGTTTTTACAGTAGTGATCAAAAACTTTTATTTCCTGTTCAGTTCGATGATTTGAAACAATCCAGTTTGGTTCATGACAATAGTGTCAAAGTTTTAATTAGTACTATTGGCGATAAATATGGTATTGTTCAAAATAATGGAGTTGAAATTCTCAAAGCAGAATATGACGAAATTGTAGAATTTCAAAGTATGAATTCGACACTTAAAATTGTTCAGTTAAAAAAAGACAATAAATATCGTTTCATAACGCAGCATTACAGTGATAAATTAAATCAAAATTCAGCATTATTTGATTATCCTTTGAAAGATGTTTTTTCAAATTATCCGAAAAAAGATTATGAAGATTCGACAGGAATCACGCAGACCATAAATTTATTAGAACTTGTTGATCAAAATAAAGTACTAGTTGGATATGCAAATCAGAATGGAACTTTATATTTTAAAAATTAATTAAAATGAAAAAGCTACTAAATATATTTTTTATCCTGTTGCATACTTTGGTTTTTTCGCAAACAAGATATTCTACACATAATGTACGTTTTGGAAGTGAAATGCCAGAATTAAAAGAAGCTGATGTTTTTTTCTATTCAGAATGGGAAGCTAATCCAGCCGATTTTCCAAATAAACTTTCTGATATAGTAAATCTTCAAAAATTAAATAAGAAGGCCAATGTCAAATATCTTATAAACAAAGAGAAAGAAAGTACCGTCGTTGAAATATTGATTAACGGTCAAAAGTTTTCAGAATCTCACTATAAAAATGGTTTGCTAGACGGTCTTAAAACCATTTATCGAGAAAAAGGCTTGATTTTTCAGCAAATAGAATTTAAAAACGGAAAAGCAAACGGAATTGCGAAAGTTTATAATGAAAGAGGAAATCTTATTTTAGAAACCAATTATAAAAACAATCTCAAAGACGGCTTGCGAAGATTTATTATTCCAAGACGTAAGGATATTACTATTGAAGGCAATTATACGGAAGGAAACATAAAAGGAGATCTAAAAGTCTCTTGTGAAAATGAGGTGTACTTTTATCCAAATGATTTGAAAAAAGGACTCGTAAAACGATTTGTGGATGATAAGTTGGTTTCGGAATTTTCTATTTCACAGGAAAAAGTCTTCAATGGTGAATTCAAAGAATATAATCCGATTACAGGAAAATTAATTAGGAAAACTCCATATTATTTGGGTGATATAAACGGTTTTGTTGAATATTATAAATTGAATGGAGAATTTCATTTTAAAAATGAATATCGTTTTGGTAATAGAGTAGGTGCACACAAGTATTATGGAGAAGATAATACACTTTTTTCTGAAGAATATTATGACCAAGAAGGATTGAAAACTGGTGTATGGAAAGATTACGAAAGATCAGGAGTTTTAAGTGATGAAAAGCAATATGTAAATGATAAACTGGAAGGAACGGCTAAAGAGTTTAGAAATGGAATTCTTACTGAATCGACAGAATATCATGAGGGTAAAAGAAACGGAATATCGCAGTATTTTGAGCAAAAAACAGGAGTCTTAAAGACAGAAGCCTTGTATGAAAATGATATCAGAAAAAACGAAAAACAATATTACCCGAAAGGATTGGTGTTTACAGAAACTGATTTTAGAAAAGACGGGAGAAGAATTGCAGTTAGATATTTTGATGAAGAGAAAAAATTACTTTGTGAGAATAAGTGGGGAGAGAATGGAAATCCAAAAGGGACTCACAAGACTTATAATACGAGCAGAGATAATAAATTATATCTTGACACAGAAATAGAATATAATGAAAAAGGAGAGCAAATAATTAATGCTAACTATAATGCTGATGGCGGATATGTGATAAAACATCTAAAAGATGGAAAATGGCATGGGCTAACAACCGTTTACAGCAGTAAAACAAATACGAAAGAAGAGATCTATTATTTTCAAAGTAAAAAAGTAACCAAAGAAGAATTTGAAAAACTCAATAAATAGGAAATGAAACGATTTTAATTGCAATTTTTATTTATAAAAGTTAATAAGACCTAAAGTTTTATGTTTCATACAATAAATGTAAATTTGCGCCATAATTTAAAGAGGTAAAGCTTTGTAACTTTGTCTCTTTGCAACTTTGAACCTTAAAAAATGAAATACAATCCAAACGAAATTGACGCCAAATGGCAAAAATATTGGGCAGAAAATCAAACTTTTGCAGCAAAAAATAACTCCGAAAAACCGAAACATTACGTTCTCGACATGTTTCCTTATCCGTCTGGAGCAGGATTACACGTTGGGCATCCGCTGGGTTATATTGCTTCAGATGTGTATTCTCGTTTCAAAAGACATCAGGGTTTCAATGTTTTGCATCCAATGGGTTACGATAGTTTCGGATTACCTGCAGAACAATATGCGATTCAGACAGGACAGCGTCCGGAAGATACAACGCGCGTAAATATTGACGGGGGAGTAGACAAAGAAGGAAAACAAATTGCAGGTTACAGAAAACAGTTAGATAAAATCGGGTTTTCATTTGACTGGGCACGAGAAGTACGTACGTCAAATCCAGATTATTACAAACATACGCAATGGATTTTTATCCAGTTATTCAATTCCTGGTATTGCAGAAAACAAGGAAAAGCATTTGATATTTCGACTTTAGTTGAAGTTTTTGAAGAAGAAGGAAATAAATTAGTTGAGGCAGTTTGCGACGATAATGTTGAAATTTTCACGGCTGACGAATGGAATTCGTATTCTGAAGATCAAAAAGAAAAAATCTTGCTACAATACAGAATGACGTATTTGGCAGAAACGGAAGTAAACTGGTGTCCGGGCTTAGGAACGGTTTTGGCAAATGACGAAATTGTAAACGGAGTTTCAGAACGTGGAGGTTTTCCTGTTATAAGAAAAAAAATGACACAATGGAGTATGCGAATTTCTGCTTATGCCGAACGCTTACTTCAAGGTTTAAATGATATCGACTGGAGCGAGTCTATCAAAG
Proteins encoded in this region:
- a CDS encoding WG repeat-containing protein, whose translation is MKRKLQFIFLLIINVSFAQDIAIPYRDGKKWGICNAESKLLIEPKFDKIEFYAFWGDYRVMLSSLKNLRGLIIDGKEILPPVYQSISRRGDLYIAVKFENGQKRTEVILSNGKSILAKPIVEIIVNEKFDSKFYFFHVLNLDLTESVFIYDSLSNTISQWLYEDFYSLDLLRIKDIKQVHFKVKKKQNDAVALETWNFSEFPKNISKLKTYFKSEEDLMLLFMKKNPRDYESGSGGGNGYGDYGVIKGDTGDMLTIDEPVGSGESKKTIVKEPVYMSNEFKIENNKLVLVSQNDRKNGPKKIIPVSLKVPIEDVELLNNTTFNRENDTINYFKNIVFYKKKNKAGILFSSKTKNLVKFDTIVKKGTWIYDDQQNNKVIFKVGNKDSKTNKFKYSFYSSDQKLLFPVQFDDLKQSSLVHDNSVKVLISTIGDKYGIVQNNGVEILKAEYDEIVEFQSMNSTLKIVQLKKDNKYRFITQHYSDKLNQNSALFDYPLKDVFSNYPKKDYEDSTGITQTINLLELVDQNKVLVGYANQNGTLYFKN